The following coding sequences are from one Lolium rigidum isolate FL_2022 chromosome 6, APGP_CSIRO_Lrig_0.1, whole genome shotgun sequence window:
- the LOC124660655 gene encoding DNA-damage-repair/toleration protein DRT111, chloroplastic: MLGGLYGDLPPPTSAPGDDDKPAAASVWSSATKMAPPTLRKPSATFAPPTSLLRNSRPKTTTTTVQPQQPPPTTTTTFHPAALVSVQSTVLEEYDPARPNDYEDYRKDRLRRAKDAEVRKELDRRRREDEEREQREAEARRASAADQARASAAALNISGEEAWMRRAAMSGGASAQRASSPPPQADGGSGGFNIPGSSTTGLGLGAGGQLTAAQRMMAKMGWKEGQGLGKQEQGITAPLVARKTDRRAGVIVDESSSRQEKKPKSVNIEGPPTRVVLLRNMIGPGEVDDELEDEVASECSKYGTVLRVLIFEITQANFPVDEAVRIFVLFERTEESTKALVDLDKRFFGGRVVHATFFDEERFGRNELAPMPGEVAGFD, translated from the exons ATGCTGGGCGGCCTGTACGGCGACCTGCCGCCGCCGACCTCGGCCCCCGGCGACGACGACAAGCCGGCGGCCGCCTCCGTCTGGTCAAGCGCCACCAAGATGGCGCCGCCCACCCTCCGCAAGCCCTCCGCCACCTTCGCCCCGCCCACCTCCCTCCTCAGGAACTCTCGTCCcaagaccaccaccaccaccgtccagCCGCAGCAGCctccacccaccaccaccaccaccttccacccggctgccctcgtctccgtccagtCCACCGTGCTCGAGGAGTACGACCCCGCGAGGCCCAACGACTACGAGGACTACCGCAAGGACAGGCTGCGCCGCGCCAAGGACGCCGAGGTCCGGAAGGAGCTCGACCGGCGGCGCCGCGAGGACGAGGAGCGCGAGCAGAGGGAGGCCGAGGCCCGCCGGGCCTCCGCCGCCGACCAGGCCAGGGCATCCGCCGCCGCCCTCAACATATCGGGCGAGGAGGCCTggatgaggagggccgccatgagcGGCGGCGCTTCCGCGCAGAGGGCCTCGTCTCCGCCGCCGCAGGCcgatggcggcagcggcggatTCAACATCCCCGGCTCCTCTACCACTGGCCTCGGCCTGGGCGCCGGCGGCCAGCTGACCGCTGCCCAGAGGATGATGGCCAAGATGGGGTGGAAGGAGGGCCAGGGGCTCGGCAAGCAGGAGCAGGGCATCACCGCGCCTCTCGTCGCCAGGAAGACCGACCGCAGGGCTGGGGTTATTGTCGATGAGAGCAGCTCCAGGCAAGAAAAGAAGCCCAAATCTGTCAACATTGAAGGCCCGCCCACCAGAGTAGTGCTGCTGCGTAACATG ATTGGTCCGGGCGAGGTGGACGACGAGCTGGAAGATGAGGTGGCCTCGGAGTGCTCCAAATATGGGACCGTTCTGCGTGTGCTGATATTTGAGATCACCCAGGCCAACTTCCCAGTGGACGAGGCAGTGCGGATCTTCGTGCTGTTCGAGCGGACGGAGGAGTCGACCAAGGCGCTGGTTGACCTGGacaagcgcttcttcggcgggcggGTGGTGCATGCGACCTTCTTCGACGAGGAGAGGTTCGGGCGGAATGAGCTTGCTCCGATGCCAGGGGAAGTGGCAGGGTTTGATTGA